One region of Quercus lobata isolate SW786 chromosome 2, ValleyOak3.0 Primary Assembly, whole genome shotgun sequence genomic DNA includes:
- the LOC115970322 gene encoding uncharacterized protein LOC115970322, translated as MSSAQEQWIISPLHPAHRLTLQKAKDFRCGACFETYFLLKDVYGCSECNFNLDLECAKISLATNEIEEEAAIEEGEDLYFIHGHTLKLYKNIPDDRLECGICGSYCSDHACCCFRCSLFLHPSCSLQKYLRVLDSLLHPQHPLTLLDKYARPINSSIEERKCNACRKHIHGLAYACHLCRFYLHVECSVIKPSIKFQGHRHFIHFREDIKKNQLQCSACNRNVCESHAFTCLDCDFNLHLGCGPLPYIIQNECHMDPLVLTISPVIEEDETDEFYCHVCEEERDSQLPVYYCADCHFIAEINCVYSQVASSLKGELDGHVELRNTLGGLPGILISVNAIEEILRKNNEQVKPTSTLRDIVDSLSKEELNELSRVLAMETVSSEEDDDREYLNTSLLISVLAMETATAEEGDNNEDREYIKTFWPFIKGFIKFIKSQADGRKISEQLETFLKYSENDDLLSERAHMQFLKFLDCGKIIHKPWESQEELVNVGDYMVPLRLVPILTHLLSKHEDVSAKSFLSPKVKLILLNILCECIYSMTNIKVVDITAELLQNWWTSFKILQFARFETSFAFNHLKRVAQACFALFVEKKENFALDNIHKNIANHCEATKALEENRDRIKVAKSAKSSLIEEWSRDASVLKYRRAGTGLLTFSA; from the exons ATGTCATCAGCTCAAGAACAATGGATCATCAGTCCCCTTCATCCTGCACACCGTCTTACCCTACAAAAGGCCAAAGATTTTCGCTGTGGTGCTTGTTTCGAGACATACTTTTTGCTCAAAGATGTGTATGGCTGCAGCGAGTGCAATTTCAACCTTGATCTTGAATGCGCTAAGATAAGTCTCGCTACTAATGAAATCGAAGAAGAGGCAGCCATAGAAGAAGGGGAAGATCTGTATTTTATCCACGGTCATACATTGAAACTTTATAAGAATATACCTGATGATCGTTTAGAATGTGGCATATGTGGAAGTTACTGCTCCGATCACGCCTGTTGTTGCTTCAGATGTTCCTTGTTTCTCCATCCATCGTGTTCCTTGCAGAAGTATCTTCGAGTGTTGGATTCTCTCCTTCATCCACAACACCCTCTCACCCTGTTGGATAAGTACGCGAGGCCAATAAATTCGTccattgaagaaagaaaatgcaatGCCTGTCGCAAGCATATCCATGGCCTTGCCTACGCTTGTCACTTATGCAGGTTTTACCTGCACGTTGAATGCAGTGTGATAAAGCCTTCCATAAAATTTCAAGGTCATCGTCACTTTATACATTTCAGGGAAgatatcaagaaaaatcaacTTCAGTGCAGCGCATGCAATCGAAATGTTTGTGAATCACATGCCTTCACTTGTCTAGATTGTGATTTCAATCTCCATCTTGGCTGTGGCCCCTTACCATATATCATTCAAAATGAATGTCATATGGATCCCCTCGTTCTTACAATTTCACCTGTTATAGAGGAGGATGAGACAGACGAATTCTACTGCCATGtttgtgaagaagaaagagattcACAACTACCCGTTTATTATTGCGCAGACTGTCATTTTATTGCAGAAATCAATTGCGTCTACTCTCAA GTAGCATCATCACTAAAGGGAGAGCTGGATGGACATGTAGAGTTAAGGAATACTCTTGGCGGATTGCCTGGTATATTGATTAGCGTAAATGCAATTGAAGAGATATTGCGAAAGAATAATGAACAAGTGAAGCCAACATCAACATTGCGTGATATTGTAGACTCTTTGAGTAAAGAAGAATTGAACGAATTGAGCCGTGTTTTGGCTATGGAAACTGTTTCTTCTGAAGAGGATGACGATAGGGAATACTTGAACACTTCCTTGTTGATCAGTGTTTTGGCTATGGAAACCGCTACTGCTGAAGAGGGTGACAATAATGAAGATAGGGAATACATCAAAACTTTCTGGCCTTTTATAAAGGGTTTCATAAAATTCATAAAGAGTCAAGCCGATGGTAGAAAGATTAGTGAGCAATTGGAGACTTTTCTTAAGTATTCGGAAAATGATGACTTGCTTTCTGAGAGGGCTCACATGCAATTCCTGAAGTTTCTTGATTGTGGCAAAATTATTCATAAACCATGGGAAAGCCAAGAAGAGCTTGTCAATGTTGGGGATTATATGGTTCCACTAAGGTTGGTCCCTATCCTTACGCACTTGCTTTCCAAACATGAAGATGTTAGTGCCAAGTCTTTCCTAAGCCCAAAGGTAAAACTAATTCTCTTAAACATTTTATGTGAGTGTATATATAGCATGACAAACATCAAGGTTGTGGATATCACAGCAGAACTTCTTCAAAATTGGTGGACAAGCTTTAAAATCTTACAATTCGCAAGATTTGAAACTTCCTTTGCCTTCAATCATTTGAAGAGAGTTGCACAAGCTTGCTTTGCTCTTTttgttgaaaagaaagaaaactttgCTCTTGATAACATCCATAAAAATATTGCAAATCATTGTGAGGCTACTAAGGCACTTGAAGAGAACCGCGATCGCATAAAAGTTGCAAAATCTGCAAAATCTAGTTTAATTGAGGAATGGTCGAGAGATGCTTCGGTACTAAAGTACAGAAGAGCGGGTACAGGACTACTAACTTTTTCAGCATAG